The Musa acuminata AAA Group cultivar baxijiao chromosome BXJ2-5, Cavendish_Baxijiao_AAA, whole genome shotgun sequence genomic interval TGCATTGATTCGGGCAGCTCCATGCGTGGGAAAGAGCTTGACGACGATGAAGCAGAAGAACACGAGGAAGAGCAAGCAGAAGAATCACATGGGATCAGTATCTCATGCGGCTGTAGCATCGGCACCTCATCGGTGCAGAACTCGGGGCAGTTGCTGAGGGATTCATCAGCTGCAGGATCACGAGGACTTGCTGTGCTCTTCTCTTTTGCCTCCTCTTCAGCCGTCTTTGAGGAACCCATCGAGTAATCCGACTCAGTTTGCTCATCTCCATCACACGACACATCCATGCACCGTCGTTGCTGCTCCTTCTGCTGGTGGCGGTGCAGCTCCTCTGTTGTAGGGCTGATGGGCTTGTGAGTAAGGGGATCAATGCCCATCTTCCTCAGCTCTTTCTTGATACGGGAGTTCCAGATGTTCTTTATCTCATTATCTGTTCTCCCAGGGAGTTGAGATGCAATCTTAGACCATCTGCCACAAGGGAAATAAAGGGTTAATTGCTTCAGCCCATAACCAGTtatacaagagagagagagagagagagagagagagagagagagagagagagagagagcagtgatACCTGTTCCCAAGCTGAGAGTGGAGCTCAATGACCAGTTTTTCCTCATCTTCTGATAGAAATCCCCTCCTGAGGTCAGGCCTGAGATAGTTTGTCCACCTTAGTCTGCAACTCTTGCCACACCTCAGCAATCCTGTGTCAACAACACCACCGAATCATTCCCAAAACCAAACATTAATCCTCTTCCTCATACAAAAGCAAAAGTGAAACAGACCTGCAAGCTTGGGTACAGCTCTCCAACAGCACAGTCCTTGGGTGAGAATGAAGTCGATAAGCTTCTTGTCCTCCTCCGCTGTCCATGGTCCCTTCTTCAATCCCACCTTCTCACAACAAGGCTTCCTCCCCATCCTATCTCACCCTTCCTCCTCCAACAAAACCACTTGAGTTAGAGAGACAAGGAGGGAACAATGTCTAAGGTAGGCTCAACTCCACTTCCTGCACCCTCCTTTATAGCTCCATCAATATTGACCCGTTCTCATGCACGTGCCAACTCCACCTCTTGCTCTCCTATTTGGTGAGGAGGTGAAGGAAGCAGCCAATTGTTCTTCTTTCCTAGGCTCTTGAATGCAAATTGATGAACCAAAATGAGTCCATCTGATATTTTCTTTTCCATCTGAGTAATCATGGCTTTCAGTGTCACCTACTTGCTCTATCTATCAGTATACAGCACACGGCACATTGTCTGAAACAAAGATCTTCTCAATGCGGGGTTAACATTAGATAATACCCTCCTTCTCCACTTGTAAATACAATAATGATAGTAAAATGAAGGATGCATATACCCTATCCAAAGAGCACTGCTATGTCGGCCTCTATTATGACTGTCCACAAGTGGGTTCAAAAGGGGCCAACGGGACCTGAATTCTTTGGCACATTAGTTGGAATATAATACACCTTGGAAGCATTCGAAATGTGTCTTTATTTGGCCTTGGGATGAATTAAGTTACTTAAATTCTCTCGGTTGTTTGTGGAGGGGAGAAGAGCGTTGGATCTATTGGTCAACTAGGCCAAGTATGGGCACCTTTGACCAATTATTTTTAGACTTTTGGTACTAAATTTTGGTCAATGTGGCTTCCCACAAAGAAGATCACGATAAAACCATTTAGCATAACCCAAATTGTCAAACATTCCTTTTTCTAATCCACGATCGGCCTTTGTCATCTTCCTTGATCAACTAATGAGAGTCTTCATCTAAATTAGTTTTTATCACATCTGATAAGATGTTAGAAGGAAGACCCGCACCTCGGTTATGAACCCTTGGCTCTCCTACGAGAGGAGCTCGCCCATCGCCCAAAGTAGATAATTCCTCGAACCTATAGGGCCACaccaaatgatcccttatcaACATCAAATGAGGGGTTGTGATTCTGAAATCTATTTTACCATGTAATCTACTATGCTTATGTGCGAAGATAATACACATTGATCTTTTGAGATTATAGTATATGTTTCTTACCACATACTCCGAGATAGCTCATGATATTATATACATCATATAATATGGTTTGAATCTATTTTACCCATTCATAATGTACTAATGATGAGATTTCAGCAATATGGAACCCATTCTGATAATTCCATAATGGATGCTTAAGAGGTACCATCGCACATCACAAACAGCCAAATATATCCACAGAAGGAACCAATGAAACATTAACAATTATAATTCTGGATCGTCGAATTAACATACATCGACAAAACGGTTCCAGTAGTAAAAAGATCTGTAGTGTCTTAGAAAAGGAGGTTCAGAAGCTTTAGATGGATTACAAAAGCTGAAGTGAGGCTAAGAAAAGATTGCCATCTGAAACAGAAGCATAAAGCCCAACCTGCTATCACATGAACAACATGATGAGGATTCAATATGAACAACAACCAGAGAGGATCCTAACCCTTTGTTGGATATTCACAATTCAAACTGC includes:
- the LOC103984363 gene encoding transcription factor MYB20, which translates into the protein MGRKPCCEKVGLKKGPWTAEEDKKLIDFILTQGLCCWRAVPKLAGLLRCGKSCRLRWTNYLRPDLRRGFLSEDEEKLVIELHSQLGNRWSKIASQLPGRTDNEIKNIWNSRIKKELRKMGIDPLTHKPISPTTEELHRHQQKEQQRRCMDVSCDGDEQTESDYSMGSSKTAEEEAKEKSTASPRDPAADESLSNCPEFCTDEVPMLQPHEILIPCDSSACSSSCSSASSSSSSFPRMELPESMHLWGSIDQELTWKSYQEDWKYDVFCFDC